Proteins from a single region of Catenulispora acidiphila DSM 44928:
- a CDS encoding siderophore-interacting protein — protein MTERPERGAGGRRRGAPPRLAHVQRVERVTPHMIRVVLGGPGLEGLEADQYTDHYVKILFPLAGVEYPEPFDMQQVREEMPRELWPSVRTYSVRAWDAAKLELTIDFVYHGDEGIAGPWAARAQPGDPVRFSGPGGGYAPDPDADWHLLAGDESALPAIAAALERMPEGARVHAFIEVSDSAEEQKLETGADATITWLHRGDAPAGKTLVDAVSGFDFPEGAVHAFVHGEAGFVKELRRLLFIERGVPRDQVSISGYWRLGHDEDGWQAGKRAWNAQVEADQDGTGTAS, from the coding sequence ATGACCGAACGCCCCGAGCGCGGCGCCGGCGGCAGGCGCCGTGGCGCGCCGCCCCGGCTCGCCCATGTCCAGCGCGTCGAGCGTGTCACCCCGCACATGATCCGGGTTGTGCTGGGCGGACCCGGGCTGGAAGGCCTTGAGGCCGACCAGTACACCGACCACTATGTCAAGATCCTGTTTCCGCTCGCGGGCGTCGAGTACCCCGAGCCGTTCGACATGCAGCAGGTCCGGGAGGAGATGCCGCGCGAGCTGTGGCCGAGTGTGCGGACCTACTCGGTGCGTGCCTGGGACGCCGCGAAGCTGGAGCTGACGATCGATTTCGTCTACCACGGCGACGAGGGCATCGCAGGGCCCTGGGCTGCTCGCGCGCAGCCCGGCGACCCTGTGCGCTTCAGTGGGCCGGGTGGCGGTTACGCCCCTGACCCCGACGCCGACTGGCACCTGCTCGCAGGTGACGAGAGCGCGCTGCCCGCCATCGCCGCAGCGCTGGAGCGGATGCCGGAAGGCGCCCGCGTGCACGCCTTCATCGAAGTCAGCGACTCCGCCGAGGAGCAGAAGCTGGAGACCGGCGCGGACGCGACGATCACCTGGCTGCACCGCGGCGACGCCCCCGCCGGCAAGACGCTCGTCGACGCGGTGTCAGGGTTCGATTTCCCCGAGGGCGCCGTGCACGCGTTCGTCCACGGCGAGGCGGGCTTCGTCAAGGAACTGCGACGCCTGCTGTTCATCGAACGCGGCGTGCCGCGCGACCAGGTGTCGATCTCCGGCTACTGGCGCCTCGGTCACGACGAGGACGGCTGGCAGGCCGGCAAGCGCGCCTGGAACGCACAGGTCGAGGCGGATCAGGACGGAACCGGTACCGCGTCCTGA
- a CDS encoding WhiB family transcriptional regulator, translating into MSITPFREATMHVLIPLAPLDEDPVRRHEWHEQAACRDHDTDLFFDPAHERHSDRVRREQAAKKICATCPVQAECLRFAESTPERFGVWGGTTQRERATHRRRGRRAGTLPGSRGPAAGRP; encoded by the coding sequence GTGTCGATCACCCCCTTTCGGGAGGCCACCATGCACGTCCTCATCCCCCTCGCCCCCCTCGACGAAGACCCCGTCCGCCGCCACGAGTGGCACGAGCAGGCCGCCTGCCGCGACCACGACACCGACCTCTTCTTCGACCCGGCCCACGAGCGGCACTCCGATCGCGTCCGCCGCGAACAGGCCGCGAAGAAGATCTGCGCCACCTGCCCGGTCCAGGCCGAATGCCTGCGCTTCGCCGAGTCGACCCCCGAACGCTTCGGCGTCTGGGGCGGCACCACGCAGCGCGAACGTGCCACCCACCGACGCCGCGGTCGCCGCGCCGGCACGCTGCCGGGATCGCGGGGACCTGCGGCGGGGCGTCCGTGA
- a CDS encoding nucleoside deaminase, with protein sequence MTASPEDPLEEMRERTAETLADARKEVDRARKTLHDQIIPSSQTIDDVDYEDHSDPQADQAEPRTDHQSGQASDDWLGQAIALAQDNVEAGGWPFGAVIVRDGAVIATGVNEVLADGDPTAHAEMLAIREACRVLKDINLAGAVLYASCEPCPMCLAAIKWAGLTGIVYAADRESSARAGFPDKEIYDLFDQPRDAWPMDIRQQAHDHAEEPLTDWGRKHQDD encoded by the coding sequence ATGACTGCGTCACCTGAGGACCCGCTGGAAGAGATGAGGGAGCGGACCGCCGAGACGCTCGCCGATGCCCGCAAGGAGGTCGACCGGGCCAGGAAGACCCTGCACGACCAGATCATTCCTTCGTCGCAGACGATCGACGACGTGGACTACGAGGACCACTCTGACCCACAAGCCGACCAAGCCGAACCCCGAACCGACCACCAATCCGGCCAGGCTTCGGACGATTGGCTGGGCCAGGCGATCGCCCTCGCGCAGGACAACGTCGAAGCAGGCGGCTGGCCGTTCGGCGCCGTGATCGTGCGCGACGGCGCGGTCATCGCCACCGGAGTCAACGAGGTGCTGGCGGACGGCGACCCGACGGCGCACGCGGAGATGCTGGCGATCCGCGAGGCGTGCCGAGTCCTCAAGGACATCAACCTCGCCGGCGCCGTGCTCTACGCGTCCTGCGAACCGTGCCCGATGTGCTTGGCGGCCATCAAGTGGGCAGGGCTGACGGGGATCGTGTACGCCGCCGATCGCGAGAGCTCGGCGCGCGCCGGATTCCCGGACAAGGAAATCTACGACCTGTTCGACCAACCCCGCGACGCCTGGCCGATGGACATCCGGCAGCAGGCGCACGATCACGCGGAAGAGCCGCTGACCGACTGGGGACGAAAACACCAGGACGACTGA
- a CDS encoding catalase — MAVGPATAGSGADREDSKDAQLETVRAHPAQDVVTTDQGVRIDDTDNSLRAGERGPTLLEDFQAREKLTHFDHERIPERVVHARGSAAYGYFECYEPLTELTCADFLSEAGLRTPVFVRFSTVQGPRGSADTVRDVRGFATKFYTREGNYDLVGNNMPVFFIQDAIKFPDFVHAVKPEPHNEMPTGGTAHDTFWDFCSLQPESTHMLMWAMSDRAIPRSLRMMQGFGVHTFRFVTAEGRGTFVKFHWRPKLGVASQVWDEAQLTAGKDPDFHRRDLWEAIESGSYPEWELGVQLVAEEDESRFDFDILDATKLIPEELVPVKVIGRMVLDRNPENFFAETEQAAFHTANIVPGIDFSNDPLLQGRNFSYLDTQLIRLGGPNFSQLPVNRPVADVHTNHRDGYGQQVIHRGVSYAPNSLSGNNPHQAGQERQPGVFKHYQQRVDGEAIRKRSESFSDHYSQATLFWNSMADWERQHIVDAFRFELGKVETAEIRERMVGNLTHVDAGLARQVAEGLGMELPEPGDDAPRRGDQASPAASPALSQDNLLPGDPSTRKVALLAADGVDVALVGDLVAQLRERGVTAEVVGLHGGALSGQSGEVSTIGVDKALPTTASVLYDAVLLGGGEQSVQAVGANTDARRFVAEAYRHGKPIGALGPGIGLLTDVTGVTGEVGADLNGEEPRSQQGLVIAASTEGGVDGFIEAFAAALSAHRFFGRESAS; from the coding sequence ATGGCAGTGGGCCCAGCGACCGCGGGCAGCGGAGCAGACCGTGAAGACAGCAAGGACGCCCAGCTCGAAACGGTCAGGGCTCACCCGGCCCAGGACGTGGTCACGACCGACCAGGGCGTCCGGATCGACGACACGGACAACTCCCTGCGCGCCGGCGAACGCGGTCCGACGCTGCTGGAGGACTTTCAGGCGCGGGAGAAGCTCACCCATTTCGACCACGAGCGCATCCCCGAGCGTGTGGTGCACGCCCGGGGCTCTGCGGCGTACGGCTACTTCGAGTGCTACGAACCCCTGACCGAGCTCACGTGTGCCGACTTCCTGTCCGAGGCCGGGCTGCGCACGCCGGTGTTCGTGCGGTTCTCCACCGTGCAGGGACCGCGCGGCTCGGCCGACACCGTGCGGGACGTGCGCGGGTTCGCCACGAAGTTCTACACCCGCGAGGGCAACTACGACCTGGTCGGCAACAACATGCCGGTGTTCTTCATCCAGGACGCGATCAAGTTCCCGGACTTCGTGCACGCGGTGAAGCCCGAGCCGCACAACGAGATGCCGACCGGCGGTACCGCGCACGACACCTTCTGGGACTTCTGCTCCCTGCAGCCGGAATCCACGCACATGCTGATGTGGGCCATGTCGGACCGGGCGATCCCGCGCAGCCTGCGGATGATGCAGGGGTTCGGCGTGCACACCTTCCGATTCGTCACCGCCGAGGGCCGCGGCACGTTCGTGAAGTTCCACTGGCGGCCCAAGCTCGGCGTCGCCTCCCAGGTCTGGGACGAGGCGCAGCTGACCGCCGGGAAGGACCCCGACTTCCACCGCCGCGACCTGTGGGAGGCGATCGAGTCCGGCAGCTACCCGGAGTGGGAGCTCGGCGTGCAGCTGGTGGCCGAGGAAGACGAGTCGCGCTTCGACTTCGACATCCTGGACGCCACGAAGCTGATTCCCGAAGAGCTGGTCCCGGTCAAGGTGATCGGCCGCATGGTCCTGGACCGCAACCCCGAGAACTTCTTCGCCGAGACCGAACAGGCCGCCTTCCACACCGCCAACATCGTGCCCGGCATCGACTTCTCCAACGACCCCCTTCTCCAGGGCCGCAACTTCTCCTACCTGGACACGCAGCTGATCCGGCTCGGCGGTCCCAACTTCTCCCAGCTCCCGGTCAACCGCCCGGTCGCCGACGTGCACACCAACCACCGCGACGGCTACGGCCAGCAGGTCATCCACCGCGGCGTCAGCTACGCGCCGAACTCCCTGAGCGGGAACAACCCGCACCAGGCCGGCCAGGAGCGGCAGCCCGGCGTCTTCAAGCACTACCAGCAGCGCGTCGACGGCGAGGCCATCCGCAAGCGCAGCGAGAGCTTCTCCGACCACTACAGCCAGGCCACGCTGTTCTGGAACAGCATGGCCGACTGGGAGCGGCAGCACATCGTCGACGCGTTCCGCTTCGAGCTCGGCAAGGTCGAGACGGCGGAGATCCGCGAACGCATGGTCGGCAACCTCACGCACGTCGACGCCGGGCTGGCGCGGCAGGTCGCCGAAGGACTGGGGATGGAGCTGCCGGAGCCGGGCGACGACGCCCCGCGCCGCGGCGACCAAGCCTCCCCGGCGGCGTCCCCGGCGCTGAGTCAGGACAACCTGCTGCCCGGCGATCCGAGCACCCGCAAGGTCGCGCTGCTCGCCGCCGACGGCGTCGACGTGGCGCTCGTCGGCGACCTCGTCGCGCAGCTGCGGGAGCGCGGGGTCACCGCCGAAGTCGTCGGTCTGCACGGCGGAGCGCTGTCGGGGCAAAGCGGCGAGGTCAGCACCATCGGCGTGGACAAGGCGCTGCCCACGACCGCCTCGGTCCTGTACGACGCGGTGCTGCTGGGCGGCGGCGAGCAGTCCGTCCAAGCCGTCGGCGCGAACACCGACGCCCGGCGCTTCGTCGCGGAGGCCTACCGCCACGGCAAGCCGATCGGCGCGCTGGGCCCGGGAATCGGCCTCCTGACCGACGTGACCGGCGTGACCGGCGAGGTCGGAGCCGACCTGAACGGCGAGGAGCCGCGCTCTCAGCAGGGACTGGTCATCGCCGCGTCGACCGAGGGCGGGGTGGACGGTTTCATCGAGGCGTTCGCCGCCGCGCTGTCCGCGCACCGCTTCTTCGGACGCGAATCAGCAAGCTGA
- a CDS encoding PP2C family protein-serine/threonine phosphatase: MNLATAGRPATEPPSDDGFRLVLVEDDLGDAVLVEEMLSDTGLRYSLTVARSLSEALTVLRRQDCDCVLLDLHLPDASGLPLLRAVQRAVPDVAVIVLTGLADPHSGEAAVASGAQDYLVKDHVDAQIMRRALRYAMSRKLAEHATAELMRNQLRAEENVRLERGLLPAPLLDSPRLRATTRYLPSREAALLGGDFLDIVQDADGAVHAVIGDVSGHGPDEAALGVCLRITWRALTLAGHRDLELLALLEKVLVAERTHPAMFATCTILTLDPHAGTVSVILAGHHEPLLIGAHKAENLPAAYGMALGIAPGRHEWRRSEFALPPRGALLLYTDGLIEGHAGPDGQRLGAAGLGDLIAQAPRLEPGEFLDHLINAAQSLNADRHADDLAILHLAW, from the coding sequence GTGAACCTCGCGACCGCGGGCCGGCCGGCCACCGAACCCCCGTCCGACGACGGCTTCCGCCTCGTCCTCGTCGAGGACGACCTCGGCGACGCCGTCCTGGTCGAGGAGATGCTCTCCGACACCGGCCTTCGCTACTCCCTGACCGTGGCGCGCAGTCTGTCCGAGGCGCTGACCGTCCTGCGCCGCCAGGACTGCGACTGTGTCCTGCTGGACCTGCACCTGCCCGACGCCAGCGGTCTGCCGCTGCTGCGCGCGGTCCAGCGGGCCGTCCCGGACGTGGCCGTCATCGTCCTGACCGGACTGGCCGACCCGCACAGCGGCGAGGCCGCCGTGGCCTCCGGCGCGCAGGACTACCTGGTCAAGGACCACGTGGACGCGCAGATAATGCGGCGCGCGCTGCGCTACGCGATGAGCCGCAAACTGGCCGAGCACGCCACCGCCGAGCTGATGCGCAACCAGCTGCGCGCCGAGGAGAACGTGCGCCTGGAGCGCGGTCTGCTGCCGGCGCCGCTGCTGGACTCGCCGCGCCTGCGGGCCACGACGCGCTATCTGCCCAGCCGGGAGGCGGCGCTGCTCGGCGGCGACTTCCTGGACATCGTCCAGGACGCCGACGGCGCGGTGCACGCCGTCATCGGCGACGTCAGCGGGCACGGCCCGGACGAGGCCGCGCTCGGCGTCTGCCTGCGCATCACCTGGCGCGCGCTGACCCTGGCCGGCCACCGCGACCTGGAACTGCTCGCCCTGCTCGAAAAGGTGCTGGTCGCCGAGCGCACGCACCCTGCCATGTTCGCCACCTGCACGATCCTGACGCTGGACCCGCACGCGGGCACGGTCTCGGTGATCCTCGCCGGCCACCACGAACCGCTGCTGATCGGTGCGCACAAGGCCGAGAACCTGCCCGCCGCCTACGGCATGGCCCTGGGTATCGCCCCCGGCCGCCACGAGTGGCGCCGCAGCGAGTTCGCCCTGCCGCCCCGCGGCGCCCTGCTGCTCTACACCGACGGCCTCATCGAGGGCCACGCCGGCCCGGACGGCCAACGCCTCGGCGCGGCCGGGCTGGGGGACCTGATCGCCCAGGCGCCGCGGCTGGAACCGGGCGAGTTCCTGGACCATCTCATCAATGCGGCGCAGTCCTTGAACGCCGACCGGCACGCCGACGACCTCGCAATACTTCATCTGGCATGGTGA
- a CDS encoding sensor histidine kinase: MPVRRTTRYWLVVGTTVASVVLAALAALAMAAANHASDATHTMADRDSPALTASVSLESAMVNQETGVRGYGLSGSSEFLQPYTQGVADEQHAVATLRSLRAGGAEGVRRLDEVVALAQAWQTSYAQPVAASTPADARALSSARLDAAKTKFDALRTAMTGQQAQLQRTRQDARADLTTAERQRDEVFFAVAVAIVAMMLLVFEGLRRGVTRPLAGLSADARQVASGDLNHPIAPNGPSDLRDLAGDVEAMRRRLADELTAVEHARRMLDDQAADLERSNAELEQFAYVASHDLQEPLRKVASFCQLLQRRYADQLDERANQYIEFAVDGANRMQTLIQDLLAFSRVGRTFDAEGVVDLEAVFDRVLDTLSIAIEETGAQVTHDRLPTVAGDQTQMGMLLQNLISNAVKFRDPERPPRIEVTVARVGGNGSDEADENPASGSSQDAESNGADTSTDPDETGGEWEIAVADNGIGIPAEYADRVFAIFQRLHSRDAYPGNGIGLAVSRKIVELHGGRIAIDPDRETGARIVITFPVRADEADATEGAAEEAQPADAGDDIRGDQTP, from the coding sequence ATGCCGGTGCGGCGCACCACCCGGTATTGGCTCGTCGTCGGAACAACGGTGGCCTCGGTCGTCCTGGCCGCGTTGGCCGCGCTCGCCATGGCGGCGGCGAACCACGCCTCCGACGCCACGCACACCATGGCCGACCGCGACTCCCCCGCGCTGACCGCGTCCGTGAGCCTGGAGTCGGCGATGGTCAATCAGGAGACCGGCGTCCGGGGTTACGGCTTGTCCGGGAGCAGCGAGTTCCTCCAGCCCTACACCCAGGGTGTCGCCGACGAGCAGCACGCGGTGGCGACCCTGCGCAGCCTTCGAGCCGGCGGCGCGGAAGGGGTGCGCCGGCTGGACGAGGTCGTGGCTCTGGCCCAGGCCTGGCAGACCTCCTACGCCCAGCCGGTCGCCGCCTCCACGCCGGCGGACGCCCGCGCGCTCAGCAGCGCGCGGCTGGACGCGGCGAAGACGAAGTTCGACGCGCTGCGCACGGCGATGACCGGCCAGCAGGCCCAGCTCCAGCGGACCCGCCAGGACGCGCGCGCCGACCTGACCACCGCCGAGCGGCAGCGCGATGAGGTCTTCTTCGCCGTCGCCGTGGCGATCGTGGCGATGATGCTCCTGGTCTTCGAAGGGCTGCGCCGCGGCGTGACCCGGCCGCTGGCCGGATTGTCCGCCGACGCCCGGCAGGTCGCCTCGGGCGACCTGAACCACCCCATCGCCCCGAACGGCCCGTCGGACCTGCGCGACCTGGCCGGCGACGTGGAGGCCATGCGCCGCCGCCTGGCCGACGAGCTGACGGCGGTCGAGCACGCCCGGCGGATGCTGGACGATCAGGCGGCGGATCTGGAGCGCTCCAACGCCGAACTCGAGCAGTTCGCCTACGTCGCCTCCCACGACCTGCAGGAGCCGCTGCGCAAGGTCGCCAGCTTCTGCCAGCTGCTCCAGCGCCGCTACGCCGACCAGCTCGACGAGCGCGCGAACCAGTACATCGAGTTCGCCGTGGACGGCGCGAACCGCATGCAGACCCTGATCCAGGACCTGCTGGCGTTCTCCCGCGTCGGCCGCACCTTCGACGCCGAGGGCGTCGTGGACCTGGAGGCGGTCTTCGACCGCGTGCTGGACACCTTGAGCATCGCGATCGAGGAGACCGGCGCGCAGGTCACCCACGACCGGCTCCCGACCGTGGCCGGCGACCAGACGCAGATGGGCATGCTGCTGCAGAACCTGATCTCCAACGCCGTGAAGTTCCGCGACCCCGAGCGGCCGCCGCGGATCGAGGTCACGGTCGCCCGCGTCGGGGGGAACGGTTCCGACGAAGCGGACGAGAACCCCGCGTCCGGCAGTTCCCAGGACGCAGAGAGTAACGGCGCCGACACCTCCACCGACCCGGACGAAACCGGCGGCGAGTGGGAGATCGCCGTCGCCGACAACGGCATCGGCATCCCCGCCGAGTACGCCGACCGGGTCTTCGCGATCTTCCAGCGGCTGCATTCCCGCGACGCCTACCCGGGCAACGGCATCGGGCTCGCCGTCTCCCGCAAGATCGTCGAGCTGCACGGCGGCCGGATCGCGATCGACCCGGACCGCGAGACCGGCGCGCGTATCGTCATCACCTTCCCTGTCCGCGCGGACGAAGCGGACGCGACAGAGGGAGCAGCAGAAGAAGCACAACCCGCCGACGCCGGCGACGACATCCGTGGAGACCAGACACCGTGA
- a CDS encoding response regulator — protein sequence MTFTATRSYGILLVEDDAADAMLIQDALLERPSEHTITQVEDGVAALHHLNDPARPHPDLILMDLNMPRMNGRELLAVLKADQVLKAIPVVVLTTSAAPDDVSAAYQGHANAYITKPVNLDDFVSAVQSIDTFFLDTAARVPREGKPGF from the coding sequence ATGACATTCACCGCGACCCGTTCCTACGGGATCCTCTTGGTCGAGGACGACGCGGCCGACGCGATGCTGATCCAGGACGCGCTGCTGGAGCGTCCCTCGGAGCACACGATCACCCAGGTCGAGGACGGCGTCGCCGCCCTGCACCACCTGAACGATCCCGCGCGTCCGCACCCCGACCTGATCCTGATGGACCTGAACATGCCCCGCATGAACGGCCGCGAGCTGCTCGCGGTGCTGAAGGCCGACCAGGTGCTCAAGGCCATCCCGGTGGTGGTGCTGACCACCTCCGCCGCGCCGGACGACGTGAGCGCGGCCTACCAAGGGCACGCCAACGCGTACATCACCAAGCCCGTCAACCTCGACGACTTCGTCTCGGCGGTGCAAAGCATCGACACCTTCTTCCTCGACACGGCCGCACGGGTGCCGCGCGAGGGCAAGCCGGGGTTCTGA
- a CDS encoding mycothione reductase: MKHFDLVVIGSGSGDTVIGDRPAGWTVALVEDQAVGFGGTCLNVGCIPSKMFVHTADLAEDARAANAFGVDLPAPAVRWLAIRKRVFDRIDQRSADGLRDSRAGGPNLTLFEGKGQFTGPNTLLVNDGETISADRFVIAAGSRPIVPDVPGLQDAGFLTNETIMRVEKLPERLVILGAGAIAAEFSHVFSALGVHVTVISRSGSMLTREDEDVSQLFTGIARRKWDLRQRREATRVERTSTGIRVHLRDPDGGDGDDVDDVESVQEFVEGDELLVAVGRRSNADRLNLSAAGVATHPDGRIAVDSRQRTNVPGIFAIGDVSSEHQLKHVANHEARVVAHNFSHPDEPTESDHRFVPHAVFTSPQIASVGLTEQRARAEGVPYVVGKRDYSEIAYGWAMNDPEGFAKVLADPQTGRLLGAHIIGPQASVLIQPLIQAMSLGQDAATVARGQYWIHPAMSELVENALLDLPQRSAKSPVN, translated from the coding sequence ATGAAGCACTTCGATCTGGTCGTGATCGGCAGCGGATCCGGCGACACCGTCATCGGCGACCGTCCAGCGGGCTGGACGGTCGCCCTCGTCGAGGACCAGGCGGTCGGCTTCGGCGGGACCTGCCTGAACGTGGGCTGTATCCCGTCGAAGATGTTCGTCCACACCGCGGACCTCGCCGAGGACGCCCGCGCCGCGAACGCGTTCGGAGTGGACCTCCCGGCGCCCGCGGTGCGGTGGCTCGCCATCAGAAAGCGCGTCTTCGACCGCATCGATCAGCGATCGGCCGACGGGCTGCGCGACAGCCGCGCCGGCGGCCCGAATCTGACATTGTTTGAAGGAAAAGGACAATTCACCGGTCCGAACACTTTGCTGGTCAATGATGGCGAGACGATCAGCGCCGACCGGTTCGTCATCGCCGCCGGGTCACGGCCGATCGTGCCGGACGTGCCAGGGCTGCAGGACGCCGGCTTCCTGACCAACGAGACCATCATGCGGGTCGAGAAACTGCCCGAGCGGCTGGTCATCCTAGGCGCCGGCGCGATCGCCGCAGAGTTCTCGCACGTCTTCTCAGCCCTCGGCGTCCACGTCACCGTCATTTCGCGCTCCGGCAGCATGCTGACTCGCGAAGACGAGGACGTCTCGCAGCTGTTCACCGGCATCGCCCGCCGGAAATGGGATCTCCGCCAGCGCCGAGAAGCCACCCGCGTCGAGCGCACCAGCACGGGCATCCGCGTCCATCTACGCGATCCGGACGGCGGTGACGGCGATGACGTCGATGACGTCGAGTCCGTCCAGGAATTCGTCGAGGGCGACGAACTCCTCGTAGCCGTCGGCCGACGCTCGAACGCCGACCGCCTCAACCTGTCCGCAGCCGGTGTCGCAACCCATCCGGACGGCCGGATCGCCGTCGACAGCCGCCAGCGCACGAACGTCCCCGGCATCTTCGCGATCGGCGACGTCAGCTCCGAGCACCAACTCAAGCACGTCGCCAACCACGAAGCCCGCGTGGTCGCCCACAACTTCTCGCACCCCGACGAGCCGACCGAGTCCGACCACCGCTTCGTCCCGCACGCCGTGTTCACCTCGCCGCAGATCGCCTCGGTCGGGCTGACCGAACAGCGGGCTCGGGCCGAGGGCGTTCCGTACGTCGTCGGAAAGCGTGACTACAGCGAGATCGCCTACGGCTGGGCGATGAACGACCCGGAGGGCTTCGCCAAAGTCCTCGCCGATCCCCAGACCGGGCGGCTGCTCGGCGCGCACATCATCGGTCCGCAGGCATCGGTGCTGATCCAGCCGCTGATTCAGGCGATGAGCCTGGGACAGGACGCCGCGACCGTCGCGCGCGGCCAGTACTGGATCCATCCGGCGATGTCAGAGCTCGTCGAGAACGCTCTGCTCGACCTTCCTCAGAGGTCGGCGAAATCACCTGTGAATTAA
- a CDS encoding GGIII-like transmembrane region-containing protein, which translates to MYISVGAIVLVLIIVVIILMMRR; encoded by the coding sequence ATGTATATCAGCGTCGGCGCCATCGTTCTGGTCCTTATCATCGTTGTCATTATCCTGATGATGCGCCGATAA
- a CDS encoding diacylglycerol/lipid kinase family protein produces the protein MAVDRWARALARIGVACLVAAVVVLLVAIVFFHGLSLVLGVLAALLLTGVGLWWLVTRRGVLRWVGAALAGAAPVVLIVLAAVAGFWIDGVVVAALVAAGVGCAHSAVRRLEQPQTVTRSRTRHPARPRKPVLIMNPKSGDGKVGEFGLVEKAESLGARVLLLDPDADQDVAKMAREAVADGADLLGVAGGDGTQALVAAVAAEHDLPFLVLSAGTRNHFALDLGLDRDDPAAGLDALRDGIELRVDLGTVADRPFVNTASFGAYAEIVQNPQYRDSKAGTALEHLPDLLTSDGAALTVEADGEQLPSPQVLLVSNNPYLESGRLGGGRRPRLDRGVLGVVAVHVEGALSAAGLAVLGTGSDAVTVTSARQVRVDGAEARIPVAVDGEALNLDAPVICTIQPGALRVRVPRKRPAQPPPRSLKTECRTVLGLALGHLSTSISAEPDGSAEQRRGAGPDQNAEPNRSTESDRNLGPHQSTKPHQSPEPDQNTEPNRSAEPHRSAEPDQSTEPHQGAQPDHHAPPNQSAESPEGAEPNRSPDQ, from the coding sequence GTGGCTGTTGACCGGTGGGCGCGGGCGCTCGCCCGGATCGGCGTGGCGTGCCTGGTCGCGGCGGTGGTCGTGCTGCTGGTCGCCATCGTCTTCTTCCACGGGCTGAGCCTGGTGCTGGGGGTGCTCGCCGCCCTCCTGCTGACCGGCGTCGGCCTCTGGTGGCTGGTCACGCGGCGGGGCGTCCTGCGCTGGGTCGGGGCAGCGCTGGCCGGGGCGGCGCCGGTGGTGCTGATCGTGCTGGCGGCGGTGGCCGGGTTCTGGATCGATGGCGTCGTGGTCGCGGCGCTGGTGGCGGCCGGCGTCGGCTGCGCGCACAGCGCGGTGCGCCGTTTGGAGCAGCCGCAGACGGTCACCCGGTCCCGCACGCGGCATCCCGCCCGTCCGCGAAAGCCGGTGTTGATCATGAATCCGAAGTCCGGCGACGGCAAGGTCGGCGAGTTCGGTCTGGTGGAGAAGGCTGAGTCGCTCGGCGCCCGCGTCCTGCTGCTCGACCCCGACGCCGACCAGGACGTCGCCAAGATGGCGCGCGAGGCCGTGGCCGACGGCGCCGACCTGCTCGGAGTCGCCGGCGGCGACGGCACGCAGGCACTGGTCGCGGCAGTCGCGGCGGAGCACGACCTGCCATTCCTGGTCCTGTCCGCCGGAACCCGCAACCACTTCGCCCTGGACCTCGGCCTGGACCGCGACGACCCGGCGGCGGGCCTGGACGCCCTGCGCGACGGCATCGAACTGCGCGTGGACCTGGGAACAGTGGCGGACCGCCCCTTCGTGAACACGGCATCATTCGGCGCCTACGCCGAGATCGTGCAGAACCCCCAGTACCGCGACTCCAAGGCCGGCACGGCGCTCGAGCACCTACCGGACCTCCTCACATCCGACGGCGCGGCCCTCACGGTCGAGGCGGACGGCGAGCAGCTGCCATCCCCCCAAGTCCTCCTGGTGAGCAACAACCCCTACCTGGAGTCCGGCCGGCTCGGAGGCGGCCGCCGCCCCCGCCTGGACCGCGGAGTCCTGGGCGTGGTCGCGGTACACGTGGAGGGCGCACTGAGCGCAGCCGGCCTCGCAGTCCTCGGCACAGGCTCCGACGCGGTGACGGTGACCAGCGCCCGCCAGGTACGCGTCGACGGCGCCGAAGCCCGAATCCCGGTAGCGGTCGACGGCGAGGCACTGAACCTCGACGCCCCCGTGATCTGCACCATCCAACCCGGCGCCCTCCGAGTCCGAGTCCCCCGCAAACGCCCCGCCCAACCCCCGCCCCGCTCCCTGAAAACCGAGTGTCGCACGGTCCTGGGACTGGCCCTCGGCCACCTCAGCACCAGCATCAGCGCCGAGCCGGACGGGAGTGCTGAGCAGCGGCGGGGCGCCGGGCCCGACCAGAATGCCGAGCCGAATCGCAGCACCGAGTCGGACCGGAACCTCGGGCCGCACCAGAGCACTAAGCCGCACCAGAGCCCCGAGCCGGACCAGAACACTGAGCCGAATCGCAGTGCCGAGCCGCATCGCAGCGCCGAGCCGGACCAGAGCACCGAGCCGCACCAGGGCGCCCAGCCCGACCACCATGCCCCGCCGAACCAGAGTGCCGAGTCGCCCGAGGGCGCCGAGCCGAATCGGAGCCCTGACCAATGA